One stretch of Streptomyces sp. NBC_01363 DNA includes these proteins:
- a CDS encoding aldo/keto reductase: MHPTAPGHSASAVDALSLGAAALGNLFHAVSDEDAAATVEAAWACGIRAFDTAPHYGLGLSERRLGDALRTRPRPQFTLSTKVGRLLRVRTGLPGADLANGFAVPATHERVWDFSARGVRTSVEESLTRLGLDRVDTVYLHDPDGHEREAFDCAYPELERMRAEGTVGAIGVGMNQTAMPTRFVRDTDIDVVLLAGRYSLLDQRALAALLPQAAQRGVSVLVGGVFNSGLLADPQPGATFDYAPAPAHLLDRALALRTLCETFGVPLRGAALQFPLGHPAVAGVLLGARSAAEVTDATAMISHPVPEEMWLALRAQGLLPPGVPVPVPRQDGVRP; this comes from the coding sequence ATGCACCCCACAGCACCCGGGCACAGCGCCAGCGCCGTCGACGCACTGTCACTGGGTGCCGCCGCCCTGGGCAACCTGTTCCACGCGGTCAGTGACGAGGACGCGGCCGCCACCGTCGAGGCAGCCTGGGCCTGCGGCATCCGCGCATTCGACACCGCTCCGCACTACGGACTCGGCCTGTCCGAGCGCCGGCTGGGAGACGCACTGCGCACCCGGCCACGTCCGCAGTTCACGCTGTCCACCAAAGTCGGCCGCCTGCTGCGCGTACGCACCGGACTGCCCGGCGCCGACCTGGCGAACGGCTTCGCCGTCCCGGCCACCCACGAACGGGTGTGGGACTTCAGCGCCCGCGGTGTACGCACCAGCGTCGAGGAGAGCCTCACCCGGCTCGGCCTCGATCGCGTGGACACCGTCTACCTGCACGACCCGGACGGCCACGAGCGCGAGGCCTTCGACTGCGCCTACCCCGAGCTGGAGCGGATGCGTGCGGAGGGCACGGTCGGCGCGATCGGCGTCGGCATGAACCAGACCGCGATGCCGACACGCTTCGTCCGCGACACCGACATCGACGTGGTCCTGCTGGCCGGCCGCTACTCCCTGCTCGATCAGAGGGCCCTGGCCGCACTGCTGCCGCAGGCGGCGCAACGCGGAGTGTCCGTGCTGGTCGGCGGGGTGTTCAACTCGGGCCTCCTCGCCGATCCCCAGCCGGGCGCGACCTTCGACTACGCACCGGCCCCGGCACACCTGCTGGACCGGGCGCTGGCCCTGCGCACGCTGTGCGAGACCTTCGGGGTCCCACTGCGGGGAGCCGCCCTGCAATTCCCGCTGGGCCACCCGGCTGTCGCCGGTGTGCTGCTCGGGGCACGCAGCGCCGCCGAGGTGACGGACGCCACCGCGATGATCAGCCACCCCGTCCCCGAGGAGATGTGGCTCGCCCTGCGTGCCCAGGGTCTGCTGCCGCCGGGCGTGCCGGTGCCTGTCCCGCGTCAGGACGGCGTACGTCCCTGA
- a CDS encoding carbohydrate ABC transporter permease, whose amino-acid sequence MNRGGTRAWIRPVVALLAGLLFFLPIYLVLVNVFKDGSAIVSNPVGLPVPPTLDNIQSVLSRPDHLFWYGLVNSTEVTVISILVITAISAMLGHYLARSTGVLSKVIMVVLLCGLMVPPAVILTPITEVLRTLGLMSSVPGLVLAYVGYYMPFGVFVFAGFAKTIPRELEEAAAIDGAGAFRAFWQVVFPLMRPASASVVIFLGVWIWNDFLNPLIVLGPTAGTTVTVGIYRAIGEHQADFGSVFAFMFLATLPILVFYLAFQKQFVKGLTGGATKG is encoded by the coding sequence ATGAACAGGGGTGGAACAAGGGCGTGGATACGCCCGGTCGTCGCGCTCCTCGCCGGCCTGCTGTTCTTCCTGCCGATCTACCTCGTGCTGGTCAACGTGTTCAAGGACGGTTCGGCGATCGTGTCGAACCCGGTCGGCCTCCCGGTCCCACCGACCCTGGACAACATCCAGAGCGTGCTGTCGCGCCCGGACCACCTCTTCTGGTACGGGCTGGTCAACAGCACGGAGGTCACCGTGATCTCCATCCTCGTCATCACCGCGATCTCCGCCATGCTCGGCCACTACCTGGCCCGGTCGACCGGCGTCCTGTCCAAGGTCATCATGGTCGTCCTGCTCTGCGGTCTCATGGTGCCGCCCGCGGTGATCCTCACCCCGATCACCGAAGTCCTGCGCACGCTGGGGCTGATGAGCAGCGTGCCCGGACTGGTCCTGGCGTACGTCGGCTACTACATGCCGTTCGGGGTGTTCGTCTTCGCGGGCTTCGCCAAGACGATCCCCCGAGAGCTCGAAGAAGCCGCGGCGATCGACGGCGCTGGAGCGTTCCGCGCCTTCTGGCAGGTGGTCTTCCCGCTGATGCGTCCGGCGTCGGCCAGCGTGGTGATCTTCCTCGGCGTCTGGATCTGGAACGACTTCCTCAACCCGCTGATCGTCCTGGGCCCGACGGCAGGCACCACGGTGACCGTCGGCATCTACCGTGCCATCGGTGAACACCAGGCGGACTTCGGCTCGGTCTTCGCCTTCATGTTCCTGGCGACACTGCCCATCCTCGTCTTCTACCTGGCCTTCCAGAAGCAGTTCGTCAAAGGCCTCACAGGAGGAGCGACGAAGGGTTGA